In the genome of Verrucomicrobiia bacterium, the window TGCGCCACCGCTTCACGGGAACCTTCGCCAGCGTCATAAGCCACAAGTATCCGCTCCCGCAAATCCAACGAAATCGTCTTCACCTCTTCCTCTTACCTTCCACCCTCAGAAAAGGCTACAGTTTTATTTAAAACGCTCTAACGGAAACAAACTCGCTCCACCTCCTCTCCCCACCATTGACCGCCTCCCTCCATTTGCTTCACACTCCTTCGTATGAACTCCCCGTCCTCCGGCATCTCCCGCCGCACCTTCGCCAAGACCACGCTTGCTGCCGCCACCTCCGCCCTCATCGCCGCGCCAGCCTTCGTCCGCGGACAGAATCTCAACAGCAAACTGAACATCGCCATCATCGGCGCGGGTGGACGCGGTCGCGCCAGCATCGCGGGCTGTGCGGGTGAAAACATCGTAGCCTTGTGCGATGTGAACGAGGTGAACTTGGACTCCGCTGCTAAGCAATATCCCAACGCCCGCAAGATCGATGACTTCCGCAAGCTCTTCGATCACGCCAAAGAATTCGATGCCGTGACCGTCGCGACGTGTGAGCACACGCACGCTCTCGCCACGATGATGACATTGAAGGCTGGCAAACATGTCTATTGCGAGAAACCGCTCACGCACAACATCTGGGAAGCACGCTTGGTCCGCGAAACCGCTGCCAAAGCAGGCGTGGCCACGCAGATGGGCAATCAGATGCATTCCTCACCGAATATGCGTCGCGTGGTAGAGCTGATCCATGCGGGCGCCATCGGGCCGGTTACAGAATCGCATACGTGGGTCTCGCGCGCGTGGGGTTTGCAGAGCAAAGAGGCGTCCGAGAAAAATCAGGATCGCGTGTATGTGACCGATCGTCCACGTGAGACGATGGATCTGCCGAAAGGATTGAACTGGGAACTCTGGCTCGGCCCTGCCCAAGATCGCCCTTATCACGAAGTCTATTTCCCGGGGCCGAAGTGGTATCGCTGGTGGGATTTCGGCAATGGCACCATGAGCGATCTCGGCTCGCACTGGAACGACTTCGCCTTCTGGGCGCTGAAACTCCAAGCCCCTCTCACTGTCGAAGCATTCCACCCGGAGACCGCGCATCCCGAGATCGCTCCCGCCTCGCTCACCGTGGCCTATGAATACGGTGCCCGTGGTGGTATGCCACCTGTGAAATGCATGTGGTATCAAGGCGAGGACAAGCCCGCGATCTGGAAGGAGAACAAGATTCCGCAATGGCAGAACGGCGTGCTGTTCATCGGCAGCAAGGGCATGCTGCTGGCGGATTACAGCAAACATGTGCTGTTGCCTGAAAAGGATTTCGAAGGCTTCCAACGTCCGCCGCAAGTGTTCCCCAGTCCCGCCACCCATCACGCCGAGTGGCTCGATGCCTGCAAAGGTGGCCCGAAAGCATTGTCGAATTTCGATTACGCGGGTTGGCTCACCGAGGCGAACCATCTCGGCAATGTCGCCTATCGCGTCGGTCGCAAACTCCACTGGGACGCCGCCGCCATGCGCGACTGGTCCGTGCCCGAAGCCGACAAATTCATCACCCGCGAATACCGCAAAGGCTGGCGCTTGGTTTAACGGTAAGCGCTGGTAAATGTTCGGTGGAGCGCGGCTTTTAAGCCGCCTAAGCATCCTCCAACCCGGGTGCATGAAAACGTTTGTGACTATAGAGATAAGAAACTGTTTTCTATTTCTCAAAAGTATCCATTGCCATGTGATAACTTTCACATTTAGGCGGCTTGAAAGCCGCACTCCACCAGCGTCACCCCATTGACCAAACTCTTCACTCCCGGCACTCTCCGTTCCAACATCCACCGAGCAAACCCATGAGCGAAGTATCCGATCCTTTTCGCGAAGCCCGTCAGAAGGACGGCGTTTTGAAATGCCCCTTCCAAGGCGAGAACCTGCCCATGATCCTGCGCCATGCCGATGTCCGCAGCGCCGCGAAAGACTGGAAGACCTTCAGCTCAGATGCCCCCTTCCGCGTGCCGATCCCATCCGAGGAAGCCGTTCGCAAAGTACGTCAGCTCCCGCTGGAAGTGAACCCGCCGGAACACTCCGATTACCGCGCCATCGCCGAACCATTCTTCCAACGTCCTAAAGACCCCGCCTTCATCGCCCGTGTGGAAGCGATGATGAGCGAGTTGCTCACGCAAGCGCTGCAGAAAGATTCCTTCGAAGTCATCAAAGACTTCGCGCTCCCGCTCCAATCTCGCGCACTCACCTATCTCTTGAACGTGCCCGAATCCGAAGCGGATAAATGGATCGGCTGGGGCGTCCACGTATTCCGCGTGGCCGGTGGTGGCTTGACCAATGAAACCGGTTTGGACAAATACCTGCGCGAACAATTCGAACGCGCCACCGCGAATCCCGGCGACGATTTCTTCAGCGCCTTGACCAAAGCCACCTTCCAAGGCCGCCCGCTCACGCGCGAAGAAATGCTCGGCTTCGCAAACATCGCCTTCGCCGGTGGTCGCGATACCATCATCCACAC includes:
- a CDS encoding Gfo/Idh/MocA family oxidoreductase; translation: MNSPSSGISRRTFAKTTLAAATSALIAAPAFVRGQNLNSKLNIAIIGAGGRGRASIAGCAGENIVALCDVNEVNLDSAAKQYPNARKIDDFRKLFDHAKEFDAVTVATCEHTHALATMMTLKAGKHVYCEKPLTHNIWEARLVRETAAKAGVATQMGNQMHSSPNMRRVVELIHAGAIGPVTESHTWVSRAWGLQSKEASEKNQDRVYVTDRPRETMDLPKGLNWELWLGPAQDRPYHEVYFPGPKWYRWWDFGNGTMSDLGSHWNDFAFWALKLQAPLTVEAFHPETAHPEIAPASLTVAYEYGARGGMPPVKCMWYQGEDKPAIWKENKIPQWQNGVLFIGSKGMLLADYSKHVLLPEKDFEGFQRPPQVFPSPATHHAEWLDACKGGPKALSNFDYAGWLTEANHLGNVAYRVGRKLHWDAAAMRDWSVPEADKFITREYRKGWRLV
- a CDS encoding cytochrome P450, with protein sequence MSEVSDPFREARQKDGVLKCPFQGENLPMILRHADVRSAAKDWKTFSSDAPFRVPIPSEEAVRKVRQLPLEVNPPEHSDYRAIAEPFFQRPKDPAFIARVEAMMSELLTQALQKDSFEVIKDFALPLQSRALTYLLNVPESEADKWIGWGVHVFRVAGGGLTNETGLDKYLREQFERATANPGDDFFSALTKATFQGRPLTREEMLGFANIAFAGGRDTIIHTISCALGYLAAHPEALAYLRADPSRVTHASEEFFRVYMPLTHIGRVCPEETNVKGVTVPPNGRVALCWASANFDEAAFDKPHEIRLDRKPNPHLTFGFGEHLCLGAPHARLILRTLLRLCAQKLDRITILCAKERVEHEPAYDRTLGYDSLTVKLTPRADV